A segment of the Nitrosopumilus sp. genome:
ATCGTTCAGTCAATCAAATTCACAGTTTACTTGAAGAGAAGAATTTGATGGAATATGATTAGATCTATGTTGCAATTCAAATCGGTCATTAGTTCTGATAAAACGCATGAGTGAATAATGAAATGGCTAGAAAATCAGGATCGCCACGACAGCAAAAAATTCACACATGTCCATACTGTGAAGTCAAATTCAAGCAACATCGTCTTCTGGTATTGCACGTTAAAGAAGAACATGACGTGGAGCTCTAAGACAAAAACTCCGATAAGATAACCCCGAATAGGAATCAACACCCACGTGGAATTCGTAAATTCAAAGAAATTCACAAAAAAATATTCGATAGTGAAATTGTTATTACTAAGATAAAGCATCATTGAACATTAATGAAGTGTGCTGAATGCTTGTGTGTTCCTCAGTATTGTAATACTGTAAGCGATTCCACGTATTGCGTATTCTGTACAAAAGACGCCGAATGCTGTTGCATCTCTATTCACACTGGAACTCGCAAAGACAAGAAAAGATATTTCAGAAAAAATCCAAACTTGACAGTTAAAGATGATGATTGCTGTCTAGACGTAACTTGCAACGATAATGTGCAATCTGATAAAAGTAATTCCGTACGAAAATCTCCCAGCATCTTTCAATTCTTCAAAAATGTCAAAGGACTTTATGCTGCTGCACTTGGAATAGAGATACTGTGCATATCAGCAGCAGAAATCGGAGAAAATCTGGGCCTACATATTTTTGGATTCAACATGGTAGGAATTCCAATAGCGTATGCGCTAGGTTACATGCTGGCAGGACTAGTTACATTTGTAACCATACTTGGACGCTATGACGATGATGAAAAAATAGATAGTTGCTGCTCGATCCTGGGAGAAAATGCACACAGAGGATTTGTATTCAATCTTCAAATCACCTTCAAGAATTTTGTTAAAGGGTGGAAAAAGATTGTAAAACTGCATAAACAAAAGAACATCAAACCGATCTTCAAATCAAGTATCTACATACTGATAACTGCGGAAAGTGCATGCATTTTGACTGCCGAAACTGTAGGAATCGTGTTTTATCAATATTCGATATTTCTTTCTGTCCCATTGGCGTTGCTTGTAGGTGCATTCACGGTAGTCGTACCACAAGCTTACAAAATGAACAAGAAAAAGTTGTGAGATAAAGTGCATCAGTTGTATTTCAGCTGTTATGCGTCGTCTGGGGTTGTTTCTTTATCTCTATTTTTGATATGAGTCCGGCAGATCTTGCAACAAGAACTCCTATGAGAATTGCAACTGCAATCATAACTATCGTTCCTGAGGGTGCAACATTGTAATAGTATGATAAAAGAATTCCACTCACCACAGATATGACGGAAATAAACATAGATATGCCGACTGTCTTTTTGAAACCTTTGCCAAACGTCATCGCAGCGATGTTTGGTATGACAATAAGTGCAGATATCATCAGGATTCCAACCAACCTCATTGACGTTACAACCGTTATGGATGCCAGTATCACAAATGCATAGTTTAACAAGGTGACTGGCAGTCCTGCAATTTTTGCCTGTTCCTCGTTGAATGTAAGGTGGAGAAATTGTTTTTGCATGACTGTCAGGGTGGCAATAATTGCTGCACTGATTACAAGAATCATCAAGGTATCTTCATTGCTAATGAGCAAGATACTTCCAAACAAAAAGCTAAACAAATCCACTGAAAAACCTCCAGAAGAACTCACCAAAATTACACCTATGGCCAATCCTGAAACCAGCACTACTGCAACTGCAGAATCTCCAGATATCTGAGTGCTTTGTCTGAGCTTTTGCAGTCCTAGTCCTCCAAGAATCGATACGATGAATGCAGTCCACAATGGAAACACACCCAAAAACAAACCGACCGAAATTCCTCCAAATGCAACGTGGGCTATCCCATCACCAAACAGAGAATATCGTCTTAACACAAGAAACGTTCCCATAAAAGAACAAATCAGAGCAACCGCAATTCCCGAAACTAGTGCCTTTTGTACGAATGTATAAGAGAGTGCCTCAAGAACCATCATCACATACTTCCAAAATTGTCAATGCATGCCATGATCGTGCATATGCATCTGCATTGATGATTCAGTATATGTCTTGAGAAGTTCCTTGTCAGAGAAAAATTTTTCTTTCTCACCATGAAAGAATAATTTTTTATTCATACATGCAACCCTGTTTGCATATTTTGATATTGCATCAAGGTCATGAGATGACCACACTATCGTGATATTGTTTTTTTCATTGATCTTTTTTATGACGTTATAAAATTTGGTCTGTGATTCAACATCAACGCTGGTTACTGGTTCATCCAATATTAGCAGTAATGGGTCCTTTACAAGAGATTTTGCAATGAATACGCGCTGTAGTTCTCCTCCTGAAAGCTCACCGATCCTCCTATTTCTCAGAGATTCCAATCCAACTGTTTCTAGGGCTTCCGTTATCTTGTCATCATTGTTTCCAATTTCCTCATACAATCTGTTCCAGCAACAGCCACACTGTTGAATCAACTTGGCTCCCTTGACTAATTTTTTATCCGATATTACCCCCATTGAGACAATGTCGTATACTGTTGCAGGAAAGTTTGGCTCAAATGCTACCTTTTGTGGCACATACCCAATCAAAGGCAACAACGAACGGTACTTTGAGCCTTCAAATCCAAACAGCTTGATTTTTCCAGAATACTGTTGCAGCCCCAAAATTGCCCTGAACAATGTTGTCTTTCCTGCTCCATTTGGTCCAACAATCCCAAGCAGGTCTCCTTCCTGCACATCAAAACTGATTTTGTCTACTGCCAGATGACTGTTGTAACCTATGCTGAGATCTTCTACCTCAAGTACACTGGTCATTGACATTCAAGGGCCACTCTCAATGCATCCAAGTTTTTCTCCATCTTGTCGATGTAAGTTATGTTCTGTCCGACCTCATCTTGTGCCAATGCCTCAATTGGGCTAAACAGTAAAACTTCAGCTCCGGCTTCGTCTGCAATTACTTGTGCAAGTCTTGGGTCTACCAGATCTTCTGCAAAGATTACCTTGATGTCATTGTCTTTTACAAAGTCAACAAACTTCGCAATCTCTGCAGCAGATGCCTCATAGTCCGGAGCTACACCGCTAAGTGCCATTATCTTGAGACCATATCTGTCTCCAAGATACGTGAATGCGTTATGGAAAGGGACAAAGGTATCTTTGCTGCATGATGACAATGATGATTTAATTTTCATGTCTAATGCGTCAAGTTCCTTGTTGTATTGCATGGCATTTTGTTCATAATGTTCTTTGTTTTGAGGATCGGCTTTGATCAGTCCGTCTTTAATGTTGTTTACTTGATGCTTTACCAAAATTGGGTCCAACCAAATGTGAGGATCAAACTCAAAACCATGGTCATGTCCGTGATCTTCTTCTTCAGCATGTTTAGCTTCATCCCCGCCCTCAACTTCCAAAATAATATGATGTATCTCTTCTATTCCATTCTCTTGACTCATGTCACCATCCTCTATTTCATGTAGTATCTCTTCTATACTTTCAATTGTCATGTTGTCATGGCCATGCCCGTCTCCTTCATGTTCATGCAAAGTTTCTTCTATTTCTTCAAGTGTCTTGGATGCAGTGATGTGACCATGTTCGAACTCTTCTATGATTTCTTCTATTTCGTGTGCAAATTCATCTGCGTGTGTTTCATCCTGCTCATCCTCATCAAATTTCATCATTTCTATTCCTTCTGATGCTTTTACAAACAGTACATTGTCAAACTCTCCTGAACCAATCATGTTTTCAATATAGGGTTCCATTCCCAATCCATTGTACACAAAAACATCTGTGTTCTTCAATGATTGAATCTCTTGAGCCCTTGGTTCCCAGTCATGAGCCTCTATTCCAGATGGCAGATACTGTTCAACAATTGCAGAGTCACCGGCCACATTTCTTGTAAATTCGTAATATGGATAAAAGGAAGCTAGTACTCTTGTCTTGCCATCATCTTGTAAAGTAACATCGTTTTTGCCTGCATCATCAACTAAGATGTTCATTGGTTCTTGTTCATTTGACATTCCAGAGAACATGAATAATGCAACAGCAATAACTACGGCAGCTACTCCTCCTCCTATCGCGATGCCTGATGATTTTT
Coding sequences within it:
- a CDS encoding iron chelate uptake ABC transporter family permease subunit; translated protein: MVLEALSYTFVQKALVSGIAVALICSFMGTFLVLRRYSLFGDGIAHVAFGGISVGLFLGVFPLWTAFIVSILGGLGLQKLRQSTQISGDSAVAVVLVSGLAIGVILVSSSGGFSVDLFSFLFGSILLISNEDTLMILVISAAIIATLTVMQKQFLHLTFNEEQAKIAGLPVTLLNYAFVILASITVVTSMRLVGILMISALIVIPNIAAMTFGKGFKKTVGISMFISVISVVSGILLSYYYNVAPSGTIVMIAVAILIGVLVARSAGLISKIEIKKQPQTTHNS
- a CDS encoding ATP-binding cassette domain-containing protein, with the translated sequence MTSVLEVEDLSIGYNSHLAVDKISFDVQEGDLLGIVGPNGAGKTTLFRAILGLQQYSGKIKLFGFEGSKYRSLLPLIGYVPQKVAFEPNFPATVYDIVSMGVISDKKLVKGAKLIQQCGCCWNRLYEEIGNNDDKITEALETVGLESLRNRRIGELSGGELQRVFIAKSLVKDPLLLILDEPVTSVDVESQTKFYNVIKKINEKNNITIVWSSHDLDAISKYANRVACMNKKLFFHGEKEKFFSDKELLKTYTESSMQMHMHDHGMH